The genomic DNA TGCGCTCCTTCTCCGGCGTCGTCGCCGGTCCCGCGGCCCGGCTGATGGTGATCAGACGGTCCGTCATCTCCAGCCGGCCGACGTCCGGATCGTCGTACGCCATGAGCCGGTGCCCGCGCTTGACCGCCACCACCAAGTCGTCGGTCTCACGCGGGTGGAGGCCCGCCTCCGCCTTGGTCGCCGGGCGGTCGATGAGATCCAGTCCCGAGCCCTGCACGATCAGGTCCTCCAGCACCGTGCCCGCGCTCGGGCTCAGCACCGACAGGCCGAGCAGCCGGCCCGCCGCGCTGGAGCTGGTGATCACCGCGTCCGCGCCGGACTGGCGCAGCAGCGGCGCGTTCTCCTCCTCGCGCACCGCCGTCACGATCTTGGCCCGCGGGTTCAACTGCCGGACCGTCAAGGTCACCAGCACCGCCGTGTCGTCGCGCTGCGGCGAGATGACGAACTGCGCCGCCCGCTGCCCCTCGGCGCGCAGCAGCACGGCGGAGCGCGTCGCGTCGCCGACGACGCCGGCGAAGCCGTCGGCGTTGGCCGCCTCGATGACCTTGCTGCTCGGGTCGATGATCACGACCTGGCCCTTGTCGAGCCCCTTCGCACGCAGCGTCTGCAGTGCGGAGCGGCCCTTCGTGCCGTAGCCGACGATGACGGTGTGATCGCGCAACGTGGACCTCCAGCGATCGAGCCGCCACTGCTG from Streptomyces sp. CMB-StM0423 includes the following:
- a CDS encoding potassium channel family protein — protein: MKYPDQRVALPRRPRAPLRQVGGRILAAFFVLALAVFVVYLGRDGYHDNAGGKVGLLDAAYYATVSLSTTGYGDIVPATPGTRLTTVLVVTPLRVLFLIILVGTTLEVLTERTRQQWRLDRWRSTLRDHTVIVGYGTKGRSALQTLRAKGLDKGQVVIIDPSSKVIEAANADGFAGVVGDATRSAVLLRAEGQRAAQFVISPQRDDTAVLVTLTVRQLNPRAKIVTAVREEENAPLLRQSGADAVITSSSAAGRLLGLSVLSPSAGTVLEDLIVQGSGLDLIDRPATKAEAGLHPRETDDLVVAVKRGHRLMAYDDPDVGRLEMTDRLITISRAAGPATTPEKERIVTREGGWDLGGRRDRGYRDYEDVRDSRGGRGYGAYGELGGADRDRDRDRGRNRNGDGGPGEDGDGADDAE